A stretch of the Thermosinus carboxydivorans Nor1 genome encodes the following:
- a CDS encoding MFS transporter, whose amino-acid sequence MQHKTKILGVLSIAQLAAMLIWYNFSAVLPILKQEWRMSNDQAGTLLAVFQLGYVIAVLFTGWLTDRIGGKLTFVISAIETGLASLGFVFFADDFTSGMVWRTLAGLGQAGLYVPGMQILSRWYGTSERGRAIGIYTCSLVGAYAGAYYIAAPLAAMYSWRQALLWTSIWAFPAALLVYLCIPAEKGEGLPASPTQQEDASGPKRAAALIMGRAAWLIIAGYMGHMWELYTLWGWIGAFMTHVLTLKGIDAATAISYGGALAATCILMGGFSPGLAGVASDRYGRCLTAVVALVISGLCALFFGWLVTAPVWLVILVGLVYGFFIVADSAIFKAGLTELVPAGSLGLALGLQSVFGFGVTIVSPKLFGMVLDSYGWGWAFAMLGIGPVIGTVCMLALRQLPEAKAMAGGKR is encoded by the coding sequence GTGCAACATAAAACCAAAATTTTGGGTGTTTTAAGCATAGCCCAGTTGGCGGCGATGCTTATATGGTATAACTTCTCGGCGGTGCTTCCCATTTTGAAACAGGAATGGCGGATGAGTAATGATCAAGCCGGCACCTTGCTGGCGGTGTTTCAGCTGGGCTATGTAATTGCTGTATTGTTTACCGGCTGGCTTACCGACCGCATTGGCGGCAAGCTTACTTTTGTAATTAGTGCGATCGAAACAGGCCTCGCAAGCTTGGGATTTGTCTTTTTTGCCGACGATTTTACTTCCGGTATGGTGTGGCGGACATTAGCCGGCTTAGGACAGGCCGGACTGTATGTACCCGGTATGCAGATATTAAGCCGCTGGTACGGTACATCTGAGCGAGGCAGGGCGATCGGCATCTACACCTGTTCGCTGGTTGGCGCTTACGCTGGGGCTTACTATATTGCCGCCCCCTTGGCCGCGATGTATTCTTGGCGGCAGGCCCTGCTTTGGACTAGTATTTGGGCGTTTCCGGCGGCGCTCTTAGTGTATCTGTGTATCCCCGCTGAAAAAGGGGAAGGGCTGCCCGCATCTCCGACCCAGCAAGAAGATGCTAGTGGCCCTAAACGGGCGGCGGCGCTGATCATGGGCCGGGCAGCCTGGCTCATCATTGCCGGTTATATGGGCCATATGTGGGAACTGTATACCCTTTGGGGCTGGATCGGCGCTTTTATGACGCATGTTTTAACGCTTAAGGGAATAGACGCAGCAACGGCGATCAGTTACGGCGGAGCCCTTGCGGCGACCTGCATCCTGATGGGCGGCTTTTCCCCCGGTTTGGCCGGCGTTGCCTCCGATAGGTATGGACGATGCCTTACGGCGGTGGTGGCTTTGGTTATTAGCGGTCTCTGTGCGTTATTTTTTGGTTGGTTGGTGACTGCGCCTGTCTGGCTGGTAATCCTGGTGGGGTTAGTATACGGTTTTTTCATCGTCGCGGATTCAGCGATATTTAAAGCGGGACTGACCGAATTAGTGCCGGCCGGCAGTCTCGGCTTGGCCCTAGGCCTTCAGTCCGTATTCGGTTTTGGCGTCACCATTGTTTCACCAAAACTCTTTGGCATGGTCCTTGACAGTTACGGTTGGGGCTGGGCTTTTGCTATGCTAGGCATCGGCCCGGTGATAGGCACGGTCTGCATGTTGGCGTTGCGGCAGTTGCCAGAAGCCAAGGCGATGGCTGGTGGCAAGCGGTAG
- a CDS encoding M20 family metallopeptidase, giving the protein MDIARLTEVTAQNLEYAVKLAQKMVQTPSLSGQEKELAELTRQTMEQLRFDEVYIDEVGNVIGRIKGRGGGRSVMFNCHLDTVAAGDPAAWKYPPFAGVIADGALWGLGASDTKAAFACQIVAAAALKEAGMLPTGDIWVVGVVHEETSGFGSRYLAKKLAPDVVILGEASDNQIKIGHRGRMQFDIYFKGKSTHASVPARGVNPHFAAARLLLQIERLKMQADPFFGESSVAPTLYVTDQTSSNVTPGQVVLSLDWRNIPGETEENIRRRLEQVVAECLIPGVTARIELKMRDVGCYTGYKGVAPAGEPSFATPPDDPIVLAVQQALAAVFNREVSIGVCGFATDGGHFRAEGSKVIIFAPSEERYCHTTEDSVSIEKMREAILGNMALALCLGAENC; this is encoded by the coding sequence ATGGACATTGCTAGACTGACAGAAGTGACAGCCCAGAATTTAGAATACGCAGTAAAGCTTGCCCAAAAAATGGTGCAGACACCTAGTTTGTCCGGTCAGGAAAAGGAGCTGGCCGAACTGACCCGGCAAACGATGGAGCAGCTGCGTTTTGACGAGGTTTATATTGATGAAGTAGGCAATGTCATTGGGCGGATCAAAGGACGCGGCGGCGGTCGGTCAGTAATGTTTAACTGTCATCTGGATACTGTTGCCGCGGGTGATCCTGCCGCTTGGAAATACCCGCCTTTTGCCGGCGTAATCGCAGATGGGGCGTTATGGGGGTTGGGCGCTAGCGATACGAAAGCGGCGTTTGCCTGCCAAATTGTCGCTGCCGCGGCGCTTAAAGAGGCGGGAATGCTGCCCACCGGCGATATATGGGTGGTCGGTGTTGTCCACGAAGAAACTTCCGGGTTTGGCAGCCGCTATCTTGCCAAAAAATTAGCGCCCGATGTGGTCATTCTTGGAGAAGCGTCGGATAACCAAATAAAAATTGGTCATCGCGGCCGGATGCAGTTTGACATTTACTTTAAAGGTAAATCTACCCATGCCAGCGTACCGGCTCGCGGCGTTAACCCCCATTTTGCCGCTGCCCGGTTACTGTTGCAGATCGAAAGGCTGAAAATGCAAGCTGACCCGTTTTTTGGCGAATCTTCGGTGGCCCCGACGCTTTATGTTACTGACCAAACAAGCAGCAATGTTACGCCCGGCCAGGTTGTCTTATCGTTGGATTGGCGAAATATCCCCGGCGAAACGGAAGAGAACATCCGCCGCCGGCTCGAACAAGTTGTCGCTGAGTGCCTCATACCAGGAGTTACCGCCCGCATCGAATTAAAAATGCGCGATGTTGGATGTTATACCGGCTACAAGGGCGTGGCACCGGCGGGGGAACCAAGTTTTGCCACGCCGCCGGACGACCCGATCGTGCTAGCGGTCCAACAGGCATTAGCCGCTGTGTTCAACCGGGAGGTATCCATTGGCGTATGTGGTTTTGCTACCGATGGGGGCCATTTCCGCGCGGAGGGAAGCAAAGTGATTATTTTCGCGCCGTCGGAAGAACGTTATTGCCATACCACTGAGGACAGTGTTTCCATCGAAAAAATGCGGGAAGCGATTTTGGGGAATATGGCGTTGGCGCTGTGTTTGGGAGCGGAAAATTGTTAG